The following is a genomic window from Deltaproteobacteria bacterium.
TTATGGCAGACAATTACCATGATCCAAACCAGAAGATCATTCAAGAAATCAATGCCCTCATAAAAAAACAAATAAAATTCCTGTGCAAAAAACCCAAAAACAAAGAGGAGGAATCCGACAGGAAACTGGTCGTTTCCTTTGTTAAAGCATGTTTGCGGTCAAGGGCGCGTCTGGAGTTTGCCAAAACAGCAACCAGTCTGCTGGCCAGATATAAAAACAAGATACCGGATTCAAAAGAATTTATCGAGTTAGCGGCAGAATGTGGTTTTAGCCTTGTCAAACAAAAGCCAATATTGAACGCGCCGCCATTATTTGTTGTAAATGATGGCCGGTTTACACAGCATCTGGAAAATATTTTTCACTTAGATAGCGCCAAACGATTGGGCGCGATTCAATCCGTGTTGTCTCACACCTCAATTGAGGGTAAATGGACAGAGGTTGCCCCAAGGCTGGCCTCAGTGGAGGAGCTTGCCTGGGTGCATACCGCTTCTCATATCGAACGTATTGCACGAACTGCGGATAAGCCGCTGGCGTCTCTTGATCTGGATACCCAAACATCTGAAAAGTCGTATGAGGTGGCCCGGCTGGCTGTGGGTGCGGTCTTCAATCTTCTTGATGAGATCTGGAGTGGAAAGGCCAAACGAGGCTTCGCTTTCATCCGACCTCCTGGACATCATGCCGAACCGGATAAAGCCATGGGCTTTTGTCTTTTTAATAATATAGCTCTGGGGGCCAGGTATCTGAAAGAACGCTACGCGGCCGGAAAGGTCATGATTGTAGATATTGATGTGCACCATGGAAACGGAACGCAAGCCGCTTTTTACGATACAGACGAAGTTTTGTATTTCTCCATGCATCAATTTCCTGCTTACCCGGGAACCGGCAATCTCGGTGAAGTGGGGCAAGGTAAGGGGGAAGGCTTTACCGTCAATGTTCCCCTGGGAAAAGGGCATGGAGACAAAGATTTTGCTCAAATCATCTATTTTCTGGTAAATCCCCTGGCCGAGAAGTATAAACCGGATATGCTCCTTGTATCCTGTGGTTTTGATCTCTATGTACATGACCGTCTCGGTGGCATGAGAGTCACACCAGAGGGCTATGCCATGATGACTTTTTTGCTCTTGGAAATTGCAGAAAAGGTTTGCAATGGGCGTATCGCCTTTATTATGGAGGGAGGTTATAGCCTGAAGGGGATCGAGGAATGTGGCTTGAGAATCATGCAGGAGTTATGTAATACGTCCACTCTTAATAGCGATAAAATAGACAGAATAAAAATGGGCGCTCCCTCAAAATTGTCCACTCTAAAAAAAGTGCTCGAAATTCAAAAAAAATACTGGCATTTTTAATTCCCAGCCCGTGTCACCCCGTAGTTTACACTAGCCATATTAATGCTACATTTTTTTAAACGCAATTATATCTATTATCGCTTCTTGATTTTTTACAATTATGCAATAATATTAATGACATAGAGTTATTAGAAAAGTCGAAGTAAAGGACTTTCATCTTTTTGGCACTATGGATGCCATCTAACAAAGAATGATCACTTAACTATTACACATACCAAGGGGCTGATGGACTCGATATAAATCCAATTATATCAATATGTTTCAGGTTTTTGATTCTGCGGTTAATCCTTGGCATATTTCTTGATATACTATATTCTCAGAGAGCTACCATCAGTGATGAAAGCGGGTTTGGGAAATGATGACATTATTTAAGAAAATATTCACAATGGAAGAGCCAGCGCAAAAGAATGATAATCCCGATGAAAAGTCGCTGGAGGCTCAAAGAAAAAGCCAGTACTCCAGGTTATTTCGCAGGTTCATTTTGTTAACAATAGTATGTTCGCTTGTTCCTCTTCTTTTAGTAGGATGGGGTATATATATGAATTATACCCGGTTTGCAAATTCCCGCATGATAAATTCCTTTCAAACTCAGGTAGCCCACCATCGCAGCATTATTGAATTGTTTCTGGAAGAACGTAGTTCAAAACTTCAATTAATCGCAAATACACACTCTCTGGATCATTTGGTGAAAGTATCAAATCTTAATTACATTTTTGAAATGATAAACCAGGAATATCAGTCTATCACTGATTTGGGTATTATTGATGAGCGCGGTAATCATTTAGCCTACATCGGCCCCTATGATTTAATGGATAAAAATTACTCTCAGGCCCTCTGGTTTAAAGAGGTCATGGCAAAAGGTATCTACATAAGTGATATGTTTATGGGTTTTCGGAAGGAACCTCATTTTATAATTGCCGTTACCAGTCCTGGGAAAAAAAAGTGGATTTTAAGAGCCACTATTGATACCGAAGCTTTTCGCTCCCTGGTCGAAAATGTTAGGATCGGTAAAACCGGTGAGGTCTACCTTGTAAATCAGCAGGGAATTTTTCAGACCAGTCCCCGGTTTCATGGAAAGATTATGACCAAGGCCCCTTTCCCTGTGGAGCCTATCCATGAAGGTATCAAGGTTCGTATTTTAAAAGGCATTACAGATGACCGAAACCAGAATCTTCCGCGTCAGGTAGTGAGCCAAACATGGCTTAAAGAACCCCGCTGGATGTTAGTGGTTAAGCAGGATTTTTCTGAAGCATTCACTGATGTCAACCATGCCAATTATGCAACCTTAATTTTTCTTCACCTGAGTGCTCTAACCATCCTGATAGTTTCTATTCTTATCACAAGATATATGATTACCATCATCAAGAAGCGTGATATAGAAACAGATGAATTGAATAACCAGCTTATGCAGGCTGGCAAATTAGCTGCAATCGGAGAGCTTTCAGCAGGCGTAGCCCATGAGATTAACAATCCTCTTGCTATTGTTCTGACCGAGAGACAGATACTACTGGATATGATGGATCAAAAAACCTATCATGATCTGGATTTTAAAAAACAAATATTGGATTCCATGTCGCAGATAAATGTGCAAATACAGCGATGTAAGCGTATAACGCAGAACCTGTTGCGATTTGCCCGCCGCACCAAGCCGATTATTGAAACCGTTAACCTTAATGCCTTTATAGAAGAAGTTACCGAGCTTATGGAAAGAGAGGCGCGGACTAGCGGCATTAAATTCTTTTTAGACCTGGACGAAAATCTGCCGCCACTCCTGTCTGATCCGTCACAGCTTCAACAGGTATTTCTAAATATGATCACAAACTCCATTGACGCTCACGAAGGAAAACCCTATGGCTCCATCCAAATTTGTACCCGATCAGATGAGCAGAATGGAGGAATTCAGGTAGAATTGACCGATACCGGGTCGGGGATCGCTCCAGAAAACCTCTCAAAGATATTCGATCCGTTTTTTACCATTAAACCAGTGGGTAAGGGAACAGGCCTGGGACTTTCGATCTGCTACAGCATCATTAAACGATTGGGAGGGAATATTACGGTCAAGAGTGAAGTCAGTATTGGAACTAAATTCACCCTTTTCTTTCCTTACAAGCCTCCGCCGGATTTACTGGAAAACATACCAAGTAATGATGAAGATATAGAAGCTTATTTTCACATTAACTCAAAGAGGAGGGATTAAAATGAAACGAGCTAAAATCTTACTGGTGGATGATGAAGTTGTTTTCACCAACAACGTATCAAGGCTTCTGAAGACCAGGGGATACCGCGTCACCGTGGTGAATAGTGGAGACAGTGCTATTAAAATCCTTGAGGAAGAAAATTTCGACGTGGTGGTGCTGGATTTAAAGATGCCGGGTATGGACGGAATCACTACTTTAAAAGAACTCAAAAAGCTGGGACTCTTCACCGAGACGCTTATTCTAACTGGGCACGGAGCAATTGATACGGCCCTTGAAGCCATCAAGTTAGGTGCATATGATTATCTGACTAAACCATGTGAAATTGATGGACTTGTAGACAAGATAGAAGGCGCTTGGGAAAAAAAGGACGAGGATGAGAAAGAAGATATACAGAAGAAAATCAGTAAGGCAATCGAATCGCCCAGGTCAGTTTATTCTGAATCTCGACGCAAAAGGGAGAAAGTTTGAGAGGGTTGTTAGCCCAGTTTATACTATGGCCCCTAGTTCTGCGCCTTTATGTTTGTAGCGCTAACCTTCCCCAGCAACGATCTGATCAGACTATTGCTCATCTTAATGAGTGGTCACGGCGTGTCCTTTTCGCAAGGAGAACGAAGCCGTGACCCCTCATCAGGAACTTATCAAAAAACATATAGATAACAACCGTTTAAAATGTCGCTGTAGATTCAGCTTCTTCGATCAGTTCGGCAACCTCTTCTTCAGATATGACCTCTATACCATCCATGAGGTTAGCTGTGGGCAATCCCCTTTCCTTGAGCGATTTCTGGTAGCAATAAGCTTTGCCCCCTTCTTTGATAAAGTCCTTGAGTAAATCCGAGTTATATCCCCTGTTGTTAAGGGCGTTATATACACCGTCTTCAAGAAAGAGGATATTCGAATCAATCGCTCCCGAATAATTCGCCCAGGCGGTTCTAATGCCAAGAGTTGAAACTTCTTCCCCTTGAGGTCGCATGATGATTACGCACATTGAAGCGATCATGTGATTTCTCTCCTCTAATGACCAATGCTCACATGGACATCGGATGTCAGAAGAAATGTGGTAAAAGACTGCCCCACATCACCCCACTTAATTCCGTCGCGGTATTCGTCCGCCTCGGTTCCCCTGCCATATTCATTTGTATGACAGGTGGTAATTTCAGCGCCCATCTCGGCCAATTTATCCAGCCGGTCACCGATCTTTCCAATTTCCACGTGTTTTCGAAGTCTTTCCTGAATATGCAGCTTTCCCTCGATTGGCTTCTCTTTATTGGCCAGATTGACCGCGTTGTCGAACAGGAAAATATTTACCTTATAACCTGCTTTTAAAGCCGCCTCAGCAAGTTTGACCGTAAATATCGGGTCCTCATTTTCCTGATACCCCGATAACAACATAATGGTTAATGTTTTGGACATAGCCTCACCACTCCTTTATAGCGAAATAGTCTTGTCGTGTTCTTCCATGATAAGAGAAACCATCTTATCGTAATCTACTAAGGCGCATTCATCAGAGACCTCGATACCGCGGTCTTCTAGGCTGTCTCCAGAGGCGTATATCTGACTGACGCCAGCGGCCTTAAATTTCTCCAGCATGAACGGGGTCGCATAAAAGACTCCATCTCCAACAAGTAATAGTTCTTTTTCCTCCGCACCGCCCAAAAGGGTGATCAAGTCGGGCACATTGGGTCTGGTCTTGTTTAATAAAAATAACATCTCTCTCTCCTATATTAATCAATACTGTTTGACATCGGTTGCTCTAATATCAGATCGGGATCAATATGATTAGCTACCCTTTACTCGCATGTCATACTCCATCTCCATAGCGTCTTCCAGGGAGTAAGTGACCAGAGAGCCTCTTTCCATATTCTCTTTGGCCTTTTCAAAAGCTGGAAGATCGGACTCGTCAATATCAACCTCAACATGGATGGACATACTGGTGTATCGGGTTCTCATAACTTCATCTTTGTCCTTTTCGATTTCCGCCCAGGCCGTCATGCCCTTTAGGTTTGCGCCGTTACGGATGAGGCTATTGGCAAAGGTGTTGGTGAAACAAGAAAGAGCAGCCGCGCAGAGAAGCCGGGCGCCGTAATGATCATTCCTCAGTTCCTCATCTGAAAAGCCGGTCCGGTTGATTCTGATTTCCGGCAGGGCTGCGGCCCCTATCGTGAGATGATGTACCTCAGCACTCTCACGATTGTATTTGACAATAACTTTTTCGTTGTTGCTCATAACCAAGACTCCTCTTTAAGAAATGATGTTAACCGAGATTATGCGGTACCTGAACGAGCATAATACTCCATCAAGCTCCTACTGGTCAATCAATAATCCAAGCGTCACTCATGCCCAAACACCGCCCGATAGCGGAGTGCCAGGGGAAACGCCGAAGCGGCATGCAACCACCAGCGCCGTGAAGGGTTGAACCACAGGCAGCCTCAGAGGCCTGCCAGCGCCGCCTCTAAATCAGCCCTGAGGTCCTCTATATCTTCTATTCCGGCGCTATAACGAATTAATCCCTCTGGCACGCCTGAGGCAGCTATTTCCTCATCATTCAGTTCAAGATGGCTGGTCAGGGCCGTTGGGCCTGCCACGGTTTCAATCTGTCCGAGATTTGGCGCCAGATACGCATATTGTAAGCGGGATAGAAAGCGATCCGCGGCCTCCATCCCCCCCTTGAGTTCAAAGCTGAGAACGCCCCCAAAACCACGCATCTGTCGCCTGGCGGCTTCATGGGTCGGATGGCTTTTAAGGCCCGGGTAATTGACATACTCCACTTTGGGGTGTTGCTCCAGAAAATGCGCCAGGGTCAAAGCGTTTTCATTGTGCCGCTCTATTCGCAGACCCAAGGTTTTAAGGCTGCGCAAAAGCATATACGCGCTATTGGGGTCAAGGGAAGGCCCTGTGAGCTCTCGAAAGCGGAATATTTTTGTAATGAGTTCCTTGGAGCCGCAGACCACGCCGCCCATGACATCCCCATGACCGCACAGGAATTTGGTAGCGCTGTGGATGACAAGGTCGGCGCCTAGGCTCAAGGGATTCTGATTAATGGGCGTGGCAAAGGTATTGTCAACAATGACGACCGCGCCGACCGCGTGCGCCGCCTTTGAGAGCCGGGCCAGATCGAGTACCTTGATGGCCGGATTGGTTGGCGATTCCAGGTATAAAATATCACAGCCGCCTGCGATAGAGGCCTCGATGGCTTCAAGATTGTCAGTATCGCAGACGTGGCAGTCAATACCGAAGCGAGGTAAAATTTGTGTGAAATGAAGAAAGGTCGCGCCATAAACGTCACGGACGGAAACCGCTCGCTTCGACGCCTCCAGCAAGGCAAAAAGCGTGGTGCTGATGGCCGCCATGCCGGTGGCGAAACTAGTTGCGGCCTCCGCTCCTTCCAAAACCGCCATTTTCTCCTCAAACAGGCTCGTGGTCGGGTTTGTATTGCGGCTGTATAGGTCCCCCGGTTTTTCTCCCAGCGCGACGGCGCGCCACTCCTCAAGATTGTCGAAAGCAAAGGCCGAATTTTGACAAATGGGCGGCATTATGGCCCGGGTGCTGGGATCAATAGGGTTGGCCAGATGGACCGAACGGGTTGACGGCCCTGGTTTCTTTTTCATGAAACTGCCTCCTGATCTGATTGTTGAACCTGGCTTTTAAACGGCCCTGGTTCGGCGTGAATATATTTACTCATTTGTCAGAGCTTATACCAGTTTGCTGCGAAAATCCAAGCCTTCCTAATGGTCGGATATGGCGCTTTCTGTTTCCAGAAATACCATCCAGACCCGGGTTCAAAAGATGATCAAGGCCGGGGTCCTGGATATCGTCGGGCGGATTGATTCGGACACCATCCCCAACCATCAGATTGTAGTGATCGGCGCTATCCCTGCTCAGGCCGGGACATTCTGGCCCATTGACCTCAATGAGCACCTGGCCCTGACGAACGATCTTCTTTGAAAGAGCGGCTTTCTTTTCCGGAATCCCCTCTCTAGGTAGTCGCCGTCGGCTTTAACTTATTGGAAGTGTTTTTGGTATAGCTTAAGCGCCTGTTCTTTATCCTCGCGAACACCAGGATCAACAGGGTCAGGCGCGTTCAAGACCGCTTCAAGCTCCTTTTTGGCCAGG
Proteins encoded in this region:
- a CDS encoding histone deacetylase, which gives rise to MITREKIKQAIDAISSRDPEIGYSLNEMLGMGQIDVPSAHGDAFQGDNFSFLFENKKIPIKKFQYFNDGIVVIEERLLIEYGELVKKQELLKKGDSINFQHAVMEIQEAGLKLMVTHEINYALTKSREKLKTLERKTTPFKAISPPGEGAPLTPSKKENEILFQKKIISFLEKIKADQQPLEIPPHETDSAILFQGVVDTDTPAYFMPFPFCMGSLMQAADINLEFFHVRFLLDCLAKNLEKNLFACVVNRKIMGLVFLIFREKMFYKAIEIKFMATVRGGNSDETELIPLQVKGSGTLLVAGVWMLWKTRFMDMKEVFLESEIGANRFYKSIGFRHRRQFEYVLKDPRGHLLILILIMADNYHDPNQKIIQEINALIKKQIKFLCKKPKNKEEESDRKLVVSFVKACLRSRARLEFAKTATSLLARYKNKIPDSKEFIELAAECGFSLVKQKPILNAPPLFVVNDGRFTQHLENIFHLDSAKRLGAIQSVLSHTSIEGKWTEVAPRLASVEELAWVHTASHIERIARTADKPLASLDLDTQTSEKSYEVARLAVGAVFNLLDEIWSGKAKRGFAFIRPPGHHAEPDKAMGFCLFNNIALGARYLKERYAAGKVMIVDIDVHHGNGTQAAFYDTDEVLYFSMHQFPAYPGTGNLGEVGQGKGEGFTVNVPLGKGHGDKDFAQIIYFLVNPLAEKYKPDMLLVSCGFDLYVHDRLGGMRVTPEGYAMMTFLLLEIAEKVCNGRIAFIMEGGYSLKGIEECGLRIMQELCNTSTLNSDKIDRIKMGAPSKLSTLKKVLEIQKKYWHF
- a CDS encoding two-component sensor histidine kinase, translated to MEEPAQKNDNPDEKSLEAQRKSQYSRLFRRFILLTIVCSLVPLLLVGWGIYMNYTRFANSRMINSFQTQVAHHRSIIELFLEERSSKLQLIANTHSLDHLVKVSNLNYIFEMINQEYQSITDLGIIDERGNHLAYIGPYDLMDKNYSQALWFKEVMAKGIYISDMFMGFRKEPHFIIAVTSPGKKKWILRATIDTEAFRSLVENVRIGKTGEVYLVNQQGIFQTSPRFHGKIMTKAPFPVEPIHEGIKVRILKGITDDRNQNLPRQVVSQTWLKEPRWMLVVKQDFSEAFTDVNHANYATLIFLHLSALTILIVSILITRYMITIIKKRDIETDELNNQLMQAGKLAAIGELSAGVAHEINNPLAIVLTERQILLDMMDQKTYHDLDFKKQILDSMSQINVQIQRCKRITQNLLRFARRTKPIIETVNLNAFIEEVTELMEREARTSGIKFFLDLDENLPPLLSDPSQLQQVFLNMITNSIDAHEGKPYGSIQICTRSDEQNGGIQVELTDTGSGIAPENLSKIFDPFFTIKPVGKGTGLGLSICYSIIKRLGGNITVKSEVSIGTKFTLFFPYKPPPDLLENIPSNDEDIEAYFHINSKRRD
- a CDS encoding response regulator, whose protein sequence is MKRAKILLVDDEVVFTNNVSRLLKTRGYRVTVVNSGDSAIKILEEENFDVVVLDLKMPGMDGITTLKELKKLGLFTETLILTGHGAIDTALEAIKLGAYDYLTKPCEIDGLVDKIEGAWEKKDEDEKEDIQKKISKAIESPRSVYSESRRKREKV
- a CDS encoding DsrE family protein produces the protein MIASMCVIIMRPQGEEVSTLGIRTAWANYSGAIDSNILFLEDGVYNALNNRGYNSDLLKDFIKEGGKAYCYQKSLKERGLPTANLMDGIEVISEEEVAELIEEAESTATF
- a CDS encoding DsrE family protein; translated protein: MSKTLTIMLLSGYQENEDPIFTVKLAEAALKAGYKVNIFLFDNAVNLANKEKPIEGKLHIQERLRKHVEIGKIGDRLDKLAEMGAEITTCHTNEYGRGTEADEYRDGIKWGDVGQSFTTFLLTSDVHVSIGH
- a CDS encoding OsmC family protein; translation: MSNNEKVIVKYNRESAEVHHLTIGAAALPEIRINRTGFSDEELRNDHYGARLLCAAALSCFTNTFANSLIRNGANLKGMTAWAEIEKDKDEVMRTRYTSMSIHVEVDIDESDLPAFEKAKENMERGSLVTYSLEDAMEMEYDMRVKGS
- a CDS encoding PLP-dependent transferase; amino-acid sequence: MKKKPGPSTRSVHLANPIDPSTRAIMPPICQNSAFAFDNLEEWRAVALGEKPGDLYSRNTNPTTSLFEEKMAVLEGAEAATSFATGMAAISTTLFALLEASKRAVSVRDVYGATFLHFTQILPRFGIDCHVCDTDNLEAIEASIAGGCDILYLESPTNPAIKVLDLARLSKAAHAVGAVVIVDNTFATPINQNPLSLGADLVIHSATKFLCGHGDVMGGVVCGSKELITKIFRFRELTGPSLDPNSAYMLLRSLKTLGLRIERHNENALTLAHFLEQHPKVEYVNYPGLKSHPTHEAARRQMRGFGGVLSFELKGGMEAADRFLSRLQYAYLAPNLGQIETVAGPTALTSHLELNDEEIAASGVPEGLIRYSAGIEDIEDLRADLEAALAGL